In the Tepidimicrobium xylanilyticum genome, one interval contains:
- a CDS encoding FtsB/FtsL family cell division protein translates to MLVAKKDYAYYPEEIDFYRQPNSKRKRKAKVTKKNHARNKLVIISIAMFYLILALFILYRYANITKIRNEITELERYKIQLEQEKEILMAELEGIKSSSRIEENAIFLLGMDYPTQDQIVYVDFENEDFMDEKEDKGKLSLIGEFKNIVNLVLNIF, encoded by the coding sequence TTGTTAGTAGCTAAGAAAGATTATGCTTATTATCCAGAAGAAATTGATTTTTATAGACAGCCTAATAGTAAGAGGAAGAGGAAAGCTAAAGTTACCAAAAAAAACCATGCTAGAAATAAGTTGGTAATTATTAGCATAGCAATGTTTTATTTGATCCTGGCTTTATTTATACTTTATAGATATGCTAATATTACTAAGATAAGAAATGAAATTACAGAGTTGGAGAGATATAAAATACAATTGGAACAGGAAAAGGAAATTTTAATGGCAGAATTGGAAGGAATAAAAAGCTCTTCTAGAATTGAAGAAAATGCTATATTTTTGTTAGGTATGGATTATCCAACTCAGGACCAAATAGTTTATGTGGATTTTGAAAATGAGGATTTTATGGATGAAAAAGAAGATAAAGGTAAGCTTTCTTTAATAGGAGAATTTAAAAACATAGTAAACTTGGTGTTAAATATATTCTAG
- the rsmH gene encoding 16S rRNA (cytosine(1402)-N(4))-methyltransferase RsmH: MEFKHVPVLLGEVIEGLKIKEDGIYVDGTIGGAGHSLEIVKRLTTGKIIGIDQDIYAINKAREVLKDYDDKTILVHDNYVNIRSILLDLGIERVDGILLDIGVSSYQLDREERGFSYNKDAPLDMRMDISKDFTAWDVVNKYSQNDLERIIWDYGEERWAKRIAEFIVMERKLKSIDTTLELVDIIKKAIPKKARMKGHHPAKKTFQAIRIEVNQELDVLRQSVTDMCRLLNKGGRLCIITFHSLEDRIVKEEFKELSRDCICPPGMPICTCNKKKEIKIITRKPIVPKLDEIKRNPRSRSSKLRIAERV; this comes from the coding sequence TTGGAATTTAAGCATGTACCTGTTTTATTGGGAGAAGTAATAGAAGGCTTGAAAATAAAGGAAGATGGGATTTATGTAGATGGAACAATAGGAGGGGCTGGGCACTCTTTAGAAATAGTCAAAAGATTGACTACAGGGAAAATTATAGGAATTGATCAGGACATATATGCTATTAACAAGGCAAGGGAAGTGTTAAAGGATTATGATGATAAAACCATTTTAGTTCACGATAACTATGTGAACATTAGAAGTATACTTCTCGATTTAGGAATAGAAAGAGTAGATGGTATTTTATTAGATATAGGTGTTTCTTCTTATCAGTTAGACCGGGAGGAAAGGGGGTTTTCTTATAACAAAGATGCACCTCTTGATATGAGAATGGATATTAGTAAAGATTTCACTGCTTGGGATGTAGTTAACAAATATTCTCAGAATGATTTAGAAAGAATAATATGGGACTACGGAGAAGAACGTTGGGCCAAACGAATAGCAGAGTTCATAGTTATGGAAAGAAAGTTAAAGTCTATAGATACCACTTTAGAGCTAGTAGATATTATTAAAAAAGCTATACCTAAAAAAGCAAGAATGAAAGGGCATCATCCTGCCAAAAAGACTTTTCAAGCAATCAGAATAGAAGTAAATCAGGAGTTAGATGTTTTAAGACAAAGTGTAACTGATATGTGTAGATTGCTTAACAAAGGCGGAAGACTATGTATTATAACTTTCCATTCTTTAGAGGATAGAATTGTAAAGGAGGAATTTAAAGAATTAAGTAGAGACTGTATCTGTCCGCCAGGAATGCCCATATGTACTTGTAATAAGAAAAAGGAAATAAAGATAATAACTAGGAAGCCAATCGTTCCAAAACTGGATGAAATAAAAAGAAATCCAAGATCTAGAAGTTCAAAATTGCGAATAGCTGAACGGGTTTAG
- the mraZ gene encoding division/cell wall cluster transcriptional repressor MraZ codes for MFIGEYQHTIDNKGRLIMPSKFREGLGPNFIMTKGLDNCLFVYPMEEWQILESKLRSLPLTNRDARAFVRFFFAGATECILDKQGRVLIPSNLREHARLDKEAIIIGVAARIEIWSKEEWILYNEDDSLSYDSIAEKMADLGI; via the coding sequence ATGTTCATTGGAGAATATCAACATACTATTGATAATAAAGGCAGACTAATAATGCCTTCTAAGTTTAGAGAAGGCCTTGGTCCTAATTTCATTATGACCAAGGGTCTTGATAATTGTCTTTTTGTCTACCCAATGGAAGAATGGCAGATACTTGAAAGTAAATTAAGGTCCTTACCCCTTACCAATAGAGATGCGAGAGCTTTCGTTAGATTTTTCTTTGCAGGAGCTACCGAATGTATACTGGATAAACAAGGAAGAGTACTTATACCCAGTAATCTCAGAGAACATGCACGACTGGATAAGGAAGCCATTATAATAGGTGTTGCTGCAAGAATCGAGATATGGAGTAAAGAAGAATGGATTTTATATAACGAAGATGATAGTTTAAGTTATGATAGTATAGCTGAGAAAATGGCAGATTTAGGGATTTAA